A window of Hippoglossus stenolepis isolate QCI-W04-F060 chromosome 16, HSTE1.2, whole genome shotgun sequence contains these coding sequences:
- the caskin1 gene encoding caskin-1 isoform X1, with product MGKDQELLQAVKTEDLLTVQKLLQRPRPGKAKLLGSAKKVNVNFQDTDGFSPLHHAALNGNLELISLLLESQAAVDIRDQKGMRPLHYAAWQGKAEPMKMLLKSGSSVNGQSDEGQIPLHLSAQHGHYDVSEMLLQHQSNPCIVDNAGKTPLDLACEFGRVGVVQLLLSSNMCAALLEPKKGDTTDPNGTSPLHLAAKNGHIDIIRLLIQAGIDINRQTKAGTALHEAALCGKTDAVRLLLDSGINATVRNTYSQTALDIVYQFSATQASREIKQLLRVSLCPSDASAALQVRALKDYCNNYDLTSLNIKAGDVITVLEQHPDGRWKGCIHDNRTGNDRVGYFPSTMVEVISKRTGLASTVICTQQFQKIPLVPPATVAPANAVVNGNDTTFHQIHILPPPPPPPPHSHQPLLPLFTSFGYSRSPVTTPQGDTPTAPGCRGSEASPHSSPTSSGGPHGGSNEEIWVLRKPVAGGDRSSVGSSGSVTSVRSSGSGQSAGSTSHILHPQAEGVKLLATVLSQSAKAKEHLLEQSKSVDQPAGSASSSRTSSQSGCPLHEAPPYDATATRKGEVPVEGKSSEAVVQWLSDFQLQVYAPNFVGAGYDLPTISRMTPEDLTAIGITKPGHRKKMTSEINKLSITEWLPDQKPANLGEWLSAIGLNQYHQVLVQNGYENIDFITDITWEDLQEIGVTKLGHQKKLMLAVKRLAEMQRGSEGRGSLRKKPTPITQQQEVMSIDSPPPEELMSPKMSTFQDSELSTELQSAMTQPGQEVKAQRTRSVSKDHDEVTAGGGGGGTGPPKKEARTMRQQSSQGSTSSHRGSVSSQGKHRHSHSHSQPAPPYTPPHTPTKSRTSSSSSTSSVQSTASSQSKTKPQYIHGERPHSPRSHPPQSPTHRGAPGPQPQQQQQQQQQQPAVQPPHQAQPQPQPQPHPQTQGMEVREIQQPQVPLLCLPPEAELAEGEGAEPSALQKKRAHSLNRYAVSDGECDDRAGRGGGEGEAEVIVSQSSKVIRAEGVKYATVTPRVSRSHSVRNQDKNGNRNHTQTLALRQKKKGPPPPPPKRSSSAISSSNSNLSDANAQPPTLTTTGGMLDVPYHQQRRASDLGVSVEPSAVETNSMGSVRSIAAMLEMSSIGGGAKGMAIQKNFLQVGKTTRDTIGLDGEVVNRRRTISGPVTELVAAARRNQPTPSALPCPALQPEPESAAPTVNSSSPHPPSSPHPSSGGSGSSSENLPFAEEGSLTIRRQGRGEGEGQCVFCVCLQGDGEGSPQGDGGYAQEDIAGVEATATFKRRARGTKPHPNGSDFTLQESSTVKRRPKSRDKEPEGYAELAAANGEPVETGSPNTSQPVPYQNGTATMKRRPVPGGQDAGVTEQPQPHPQPQPNHQPQPQPHHQPHHQPQPQPQPNHQPQPQPQPQPQPQPQVTAAPRRDSVDQAAPVVNEVVLQRKPKPPVSPKPVVGQMKRGPQTPPHPANKRVPLPGPGTPGSPVEGKKIPPPVSPKPLPPPTAPKPSKLIHSMTSPPSPNPFPAPVKLHSVVTRQNTSPPSFPSSNTPSPPNAKPTSPSPQSPHTPQTPTTPQTPQTPATPSPTPPPVKPPRSSIGGVSVDSGMVGGGVTAPAAATSPDFCVDSLVHQKLEETSASLAAALRAVEDKILRQEDSVAEQKTTVSILDDIGSMFDDLADQLDAMLE from the exons agctTCTCGGTTCTGCAAAGAAAGTCAACGTCAACTTCCAGGACACAGACGG GTTTTCTCCGCTGCATCATGCGGCCCTCAATGGGAACCTGGAgctcatctctctgctgctggagtctCAGGCTGCTGTCGACATCAGAGACCAGAAAG gtaTGCGGCCTCTGCATTACGCAGCCTGGCAGGGGAAGGCGGAGCCCATGAAGATGCTGCTGAAATCTGGTTCGTCCGTCAACGGCCAATCGGATGAAGGACAGATCCCTCTGCACCTGTCAGCGCAGCACGGCCACTACGACGTG tctgagatgctgctgcagcaccagTCCAACCCGTGCATCGTGGACAATGCAGGGAAAACCCCTCTGGACCTGGCCTGCGAGTTCGGCCGAGTCGGG gtggtcCAGTTGTTGCTCTCCAGTAACATGTGTGCTGCTTTGCTGGAGCCCAAAAAAGGAGACACCACCGACCCCAACGGGACGTCTCCTCTCCACTTGGCCGCCAAGAACGGACACATAGACATTATcag ACTGCTGATCCAGGCAGGTATCGACATCAACAGACAGACCAAAGCTGGCACCGCTCTGCATGAAGCTGCTCTCTGCGGCAAGACCGATGCCGTGAGACTCCTGCTGGAC agcGGTATCAATGCCACAGTGAGGAACACGTACAGCCAGACTGCGCTGGATATCGTTTACCAGTTCAGTGCCACGCAAGCCAGCAGAGAGATCAAGCAACTGCTAAGAG tgtctctctgtccctcagaTGCGTCAGCGGCTCTTCAAGTTCGAGCTCTGAAAGATTACTGCAACAACTACGACCTGACCAGCCTGAATATCAAAGCAGGAGATGTTATtacg GTTCTGGAGCAGCACCCCGATGGACGCTGGAAAGGCTGTATCCATGACAACCGCACAGGAAATGATCGGGTGGGCTACTTCCCGTCCACCATGGTGGAAGTCATCAGCAAACGCACAG GTTTGGCCAGCACAGTCATTTGCACTCAACAGTTTCAAAAGATACCGCTGGTTCCCCCGGCGACGGTTGCCCCTGCCAACGCGGTAGTCAACGGCAACGACACCACGTTCCATCAGATCCATATCCTGcctccaccgcctcctcctccaccacattCCCATCAGCCACTGCTTCCACTTTTTACTTCCTTTGGCTATAGCAGGTCGCCCGTGACAACCCCACAGGGAGACACACCCACTGCCCCAG GTTGTCGCGGTTCAGAGGCAAGTCCTCACAGCTCTCCTACCTCGTCCGGCGGGCCCCATGGAGGCTCCAATGAAGAGATCTGGGTACTGCGCAAGCCAGTGGCAG gtggcGACCGCAGCAGTGTGGGCAGCTCTGGCAGTGTCACGAGCGTGAGGTCATCAGGCAGCGGTCAGAGCGCCGGCAGCACCTCACACATCCTCCACCCACAGGCTGAAGGGGTTaag cttctcGCCACGGTCTTGTCCCAGTCGGCCAAAGCTAAGGAGCATCTCCTGGAGCAGTCCAAGTCCGTGGACCAACCTGCAG GTTCTGCCAGCTCCTCCCGGACATCGAGCCAATCGGGGTGTCCGCTCCACGAAGCGCCGCCTTATGACGCCACGGCAACCAGGAAGGGGGAGGTGCCAGTCGAGGGGAAG AGCTCAGAGGCCGTTGTCCAATGGCTGAGCGACTTTCAGCTGCAGGTCTACGCTCCGAACTTCGTGGGCGCTGGGTATGACTTGCCCACCATTAGCCGAATGACCCCAGAG GATCTGACTGCGATTGGAATAACCAAACCAGGTCACAGGAAGAAAATGACCTCAGAGATAAACAAGCTGAGCATCACAGAGTGGCTTCCTGATCAGAAACCT GCCAATCTAGGAGAGTGGCTGTCTGCCATTGGTCTAAACCAGTACCACCAGGTGTTAGTGCAGAACGGCTACGAGAACATCGACTTCATCACTGACATCACTTGGGAGGACCTGCAGGAAATAGGCGTCACCAAACTGG GCCACCAGAAGAAGCTGATGCTGGCGGTGAAGCGACTGGCGGAGATGCAGCGCGGATCAGAAGGCCGGGGCTCCCTCCGAAAGAAGCCCACACcaatcacacagcagcaggaagtcatGTCCATCGACAGCCCGCCTCCAGAGG AGCTCATGTCTCCAAAGATGAGCACCTTCCAGGACAGCGAGTTGAGCACCGAGCTGCAGAGTGCGATGACGCAGCCAGGTCAGGAGGTCAAAGCTCAACGGACACGCAGCGTCAGTAAAGACCATGATGAGGTGACGgcaggaggtgggggaggaggtaCTGGCCCGCCTAAGAAGGAGGCACGGACTATGAGGCAGCAGAGTAGCCAGGGAAGCACCTCCTCCCACAGGGGCAGCGTCTCCTCTCAAGGCAAACACCGccactcccactcccactcccaGCCGGCCCCTCCCTACACGCCGCCTCACACTCCTACCAAGTCTAGAACCTCATcgtcctcctccacttcctccgtCCAGAGCACAGCTTCCTCGCAGTCCAAAACCAAACCTCAGTACATCCATGGAGAGAGACCTCATTCTCCGCGCTCACACCCCCCTCAATCTCCGACCCACCGTGGCGCTCCAGGTCctcagcctcagcagcagcagcagcagcagcagcagcaacctgCAGTCCAGCCACCGCACCAGGCAcaacctcaacctcaacctcaacctcaCCCGCAGACGCAGGGGATGGAGGTCAGGGAGATCCAACAACCACAggtccctctcctctgcctcccaccAGAGGCTGAGCTGGCTGAGGGAGAAGGAGCAGAACCCTCGGCGCTCCAGAAGAAACGTGCTCACAGTCTCAACCGATACGCCGTGTCAGATGGCGAGTGTGATGACCGggcaggacgaggaggaggtgaaggagaagcGGAGGTAATTGTAAGTCAGAGCTCAAAGGTCATCAGAGCGGAAGGAGTTAAATATGCCACAGTGACCCCCCGCGTCAGTCGCAGCCACTCCGTCCGCAACCAGGACAAGAACGGCAACCGCAACCACACGCAGACCTTGGCTCTGCGTCAGAAGAAGAAAGGCCCACCCCCGCCCCCGCCCAAGCGCTCCAGCTCAGCCATCtccagctccaactccaacctGTCAGATGCCAACGCACAGCCGCCCACACTCACCACGACAGGGGGGATGCTGGATGTGCCTTACCACCAACAGCGGCGAGCCAGCGATCTTGGGGTGTCTGTGGAACCCAGTGCTGTGGAGACGAACAGCATGGGCAGTGTGAGGAGCATCGCTGCCATGTTGGAAATGTCTTCTATAGGGGGAGGAGCCAAAGGCATGGCGATACAGAAGAATTTCCTGCAG GTGGGAAAAACGACACGTGACACCATTGGCCTGGACGGCGAAGTGGTGAATCGACGGCGGACCATCAGTGGCCCCGTCACCGAGTTGGTGGCGGCTGCCAGGCGCAACCAGCCGACTCCCTCCGCTCTTCCATGTCCCGCCTTACAACCTGAACCTGAAAGCGCCGCTCCCACTGTAAATTCGTCCTCACCACACCCTCCGTCCTCCCCCCATCCGAGTTCTGgaggcagcggcagctcgtCAGAGAATCTGCCATTTGCAGAGGAGGGAAGTCTCACTATTCGCCGCCAGGGtcgaggagaaggagaaggacag tgtgtattttgtgtttgtctgcagggcGACGGCGAGGGAAGTCCCCAGGGAGACGGTGGCTACGCCCAGGAGGACATCGCCGGCGTTGAGGCCACGGCAACCTTTAAGCGACGAGCGCGCGGCACCAAGCCCCACCCCAACGGCTCCGACTTCACCCTCCAGGAGTCGTCCACCGTCAAACGGAGACCCAAGAGCCGCGACAAGGAGCCCGAAGGCTACGCAGAGCTGGCTGCCGCTAATGGAGAGCCTGTGGAAACTGGGTCGCCGAACACCTCGCAGCCAGTACCTTACCAGAACGGCACTGCCACCATGAAACGCCGCCCGGTTCCCGGTGGCCAGGATGCTGGAGTGACGGAGCAACCCCAACCCCATCCTCAACCTCAACCCAACCAtcaacctcaacctcaaccGCATCATCAACCCCATCATCAACCCCAACCTCAACCTCAACCCAACCATCAACCCCAACCCCAACCTCAACCCCAACCCCAACCTCAACCGCAAGTGACTGCTGCTCCTCGCAGGGACAGTGTGGATCAAGCAGCTCCAGTGGTCAACGAAGTTGTTCTGCAGAGAAAACCGAAGCCGCCAGTCTCCCCCAAGCCGGTAGTGGGGCAGATGAAGAGAGGACCACAGACGCCCCCACATCCTGCCAACAAGAGGGTCCCGCTGCCAGGCCCTGGCACACCTGGAAGCCCAG tGGAAGGAAAGAAGATTCCTCCACCGGTCTCGCCGAAACCATTGCCCCCGCCCACGGCGCCCAAACCGTCCAAGCTCATCCACTCCATGACCAGCCCCCCCTCCCCGAACCCATTCCCAGCCCCAGTCAAGCTGCACTCTGTGGTGACCCGGCAGAACACGTCGCCCCCGTCCTTCCCTTCCTCAAACACCCCCAGCCCTCCGAACGCCAAACCGACGAGCCCTTCTCCCCAGAGTCCCCACACGCCGCAGACCCCCACCACGCCCCAGACTCCCCAGACTCCGGCTACTCCCAGCCCCACCCCGCCGCCCGTCAAGCCCCCTCGGTCCTCCATCGGGGGGGTGTCTGTGGACAGTGGGATGGTCGGCGGTGGGGTGACGGCACCGGCTGCTGCGACATCACCAGACTTCTGTGTGGATTCTCTGGTGCATCAGAAGCTGGAGGAGACCAGTGCGTCGCTGGCCGCGGCTCTGCGGGCGGTGGAGGATAAGATACTGCGGCAGGAGGA ctctgtGGCTGAGCAGAAGACCACAGTCAGTATCCTGGACGACATCGGCAGCATGTTCGATGACCTGGCCGACCAGCTGGACGCCATGTTGGAGTAA
- the caskin1 gene encoding caskin-1 isoform X5 — MGKDQELLQAVKTEDLLTVQKLLQRPRPGKAKLLGSAKKVNVNFQDTDGFSPLHHAALNGNLELISLLLESQAAVDIRDQKGMRPLHYAAWQGKAEPMKMLLKSGSSVNGQSDEGQIPLHLSAQHGHYDVSEMLLQHQSNPCIVDNAGKTPLDLACEFGRVGVVQLLLSSNMCAALLEPKKGDTTDPNGTSPLHLAAKNGHIDIIRLLIQAGIDINRQTKAGTALHEAALCGKTDAVRLLLDSGINATVRNTYSQTALDIVYQFSATQASREIKQLLRVSLCPSDASAALQVRALKDYCNNYDLTSLNIKAGDVITVLEQHPDGRWKGCIHDNRTGNDRVGYFPSTMVEVISKRTGLASTVICTQQFQKIPLVPPATVAPANAVVNGNDTTFHQIHILPPPPPPPPHSHQPLLPLFTSFGYSRSPVTTPQGDTPTAPGCRGSEASPHSSPTSSGGPHGGSNEEIWVLRKPVAGGDRSSVGSSGSVTSVRSSGSGQSAGSTSHILHPQAEGVKLLATVLSQSAKAKEHLLEQSKSVDQPAGSASSSRTSSQSGCPLHEAPPYDATATRKGEVPVEGKDLTAIGITKPGHRKKMTSEINKLSITEWLPDQKPANLGEWLSAIGLNQYHQVLVQNGYENIDFITDITWEDLQEIGVTKLGHQKKLMLAVKRLAEMQRGSEGRGSLRKKPTPITQQQEVMSIDSPPPEELMSPKMSTFQDSELSTELQSAMTQPGQEVKAQRTRSVSKDHDEVTAGGGGGGTGPPKKEARTMRQQSSQGSTSSHRGSVSSQGKHRHSHSHSQPAPPYTPPHTPTKSRTSSSSSTSSVQSTASSQSKTKPQYIHGERPHSPRSHPPQSPTHRGAPGPQPQQQQQQQQQQPAVQPPHQAQPQPQPQPHPQTQGMEVREIQQPQVPLLCLPPEAELAEGEGAEPSALQKKRAHSLNRYAVSDGECDDRAGRGGGEGEAEVIVSQSSKVIRAEGVKYATVTPRVSRSHSVRNQDKNGNRNHTQTLALRQKKKGPPPPPPKRSSSAISSSNSNLSDANAQPPTLTTTGGMLDVPYHQQRRASDLGVSVEPSAVETNSMGSVRSIAAMLEMSSIGGGAKGMAIQKNFLQVGKTTRDTIGLDGEVVNRRRTISGPVTELVAAARRNQPTPSALPCPALQPEPESAAPTVNSSSPHPPSSPHPSSGGSGSSSENLPFAEEGSLTIRRQGRGEGEGQCVFCVCLQGDGEGSPQGDGGYAQEDIAGVEATATFKRRARGTKPHPNGSDFTLQESSTVKRRPKSRDKEPEGYAELAAANGEPVETGSPNTSQPVPYQNGTATMKRRPVPGGQDAGVTEQPQPHPQPQPNHQPQPQPHHQPHHQPQPQPQPNHQPQPQPQPQPQPQPQVTAAPRRDSVDQAAPVVNEVVLQRKPKPPVSPKPVVGQMKRGPQTPPHPANKRVPLPGPGTPGSPVEGKKIPPPVSPKPLPPPTAPKPSKLIHSMTSPPSPNPFPAPVKLHSVVTRQNTSPPSFPSSNTPSPPNAKPTSPSPQSPHTPQTPTTPQTPQTPATPSPTPPPVKPPRSSIGGVSVDSGMVGGGVTAPAAATSPDFCVDSLVHQKLEETSASLAAALRAVEDKILRQEDSVAEQKTTVSILDDIGSMFDDLADQLDAMLE; from the exons agctTCTCGGTTCTGCAAAGAAAGTCAACGTCAACTTCCAGGACACAGACGG GTTTTCTCCGCTGCATCATGCGGCCCTCAATGGGAACCTGGAgctcatctctctgctgctggagtctCAGGCTGCTGTCGACATCAGAGACCAGAAAG gtaTGCGGCCTCTGCATTACGCAGCCTGGCAGGGGAAGGCGGAGCCCATGAAGATGCTGCTGAAATCTGGTTCGTCCGTCAACGGCCAATCGGATGAAGGACAGATCCCTCTGCACCTGTCAGCGCAGCACGGCCACTACGACGTG tctgagatgctgctgcagcaccagTCCAACCCGTGCATCGTGGACAATGCAGGGAAAACCCCTCTGGACCTGGCCTGCGAGTTCGGCCGAGTCGGG gtggtcCAGTTGTTGCTCTCCAGTAACATGTGTGCTGCTTTGCTGGAGCCCAAAAAAGGAGACACCACCGACCCCAACGGGACGTCTCCTCTCCACTTGGCCGCCAAGAACGGACACATAGACATTATcag ACTGCTGATCCAGGCAGGTATCGACATCAACAGACAGACCAAAGCTGGCACCGCTCTGCATGAAGCTGCTCTCTGCGGCAAGACCGATGCCGTGAGACTCCTGCTGGAC agcGGTATCAATGCCACAGTGAGGAACACGTACAGCCAGACTGCGCTGGATATCGTTTACCAGTTCAGTGCCACGCAAGCCAGCAGAGAGATCAAGCAACTGCTAAGAG tgtctctctgtccctcagaTGCGTCAGCGGCTCTTCAAGTTCGAGCTCTGAAAGATTACTGCAACAACTACGACCTGACCAGCCTGAATATCAAAGCAGGAGATGTTATtacg GTTCTGGAGCAGCACCCCGATGGACGCTGGAAAGGCTGTATCCATGACAACCGCACAGGAAATGATCGGGTGGGCTACTTCCCGTCCACCATGGTGGAAGTCATCAGCAAACGCACAG GTTTGGCCAGCACAGTCATTTGCACTCAACAGTTTCAAAAGATACCGCTGGTTCCCCCGGCGACGGTTGCCCCTGCCAACGCGGTAGTCAACGGCAACGACACCACGTTCCATCAGATCCATATCCTGcctccaccgcctcctcctccaccacattCCCATCAGCCACTGCTTCCACTTTTTACTTCCTTTGGCTATAGCAGGTCGCCCGTGACAACCCCACAGGGAGACACACCCACTGCCCCAG GTTGTCGCGGTTCAGAGGCAAGTCCTCACAGCTCTCCTACCTCGTCCGGCGGGCCCCATGGAGGCTCCAATGAAGAGATCTGGGTACTGCGCAAGCCAGTGGCAG gtggcGACCGCAGCAGTGTGGGCAGCTCTGGCAGTGTCACGAGCGTGAGGTCATCAGGCAGCGGTCAGAGCGCCGGCAGCACCTCACACATCCTCCACCCACAGGCTGAAGGGGTTaag cttctcGCCACGGTCTTGTCCCAGTCGGCCAAAGCTAAGGAGCATCTCCTGGAGCAGTCCAAGTCCGTGGACCAACCTGCAG GTTCTGCCAGCTCCTCCCGGACATCGAGCCAATCGGGGTGTCCGCTCCACGAAGCGCCGCCTTATGACGCCACGGCAACCAGGAAGGGGGAGGTGCCAGTCGAGGGGAAG GATCTGACTGCGATTGGAATAACCAAACCAGGTCACAGGAAGAAAATGACCTCAGAGATAAACAAGCTGAGCATCACAGAGTGGCTTCCTGATCAGAAACCT GCCAATCTAGGAGAGTGGCTGTCTGCCATTGGTCTAAACCAGTACCACCAGGTGTTAGTGCAGAACGGCTACGAGAACATCGACTTCATCACTGACATCACTTGGGAGGACCTGCAGGAAATAGGCGTCACCAAACTGG GCCACCAGAAGAAGCTGATGCTGGCGGTGAAGCGACTGGCGGAGATGCAGCGCGGATCAGAAGGCCGGGGCTCCCTCCGAAAGAAGCCCACACcaatcacacagcagcaggaagtcatGTCCATCGACAGCCCGCCTCCAGAGG AGCTCATGTCTCCAAAGATGAGCACCTTCCAGGACAGCGAGTTGAGCACCGAGCTGCAGAGTGCGATGACGCAGCCAGGTCAGGAGGTCAAAGCTCAACGGACACGCAGCGTCAGTAAAGACCATGATGAGGTGACGgcaggaggtgggggaggaggtaCTGGCCCGCCTAAGAAGGAGGCACGGACTATGAGGCAGCAGAGTAGCCAGGGAAGCACCTCCTCCCACAGGGGCAGCGTCTCCTCTCAAGGCAAACACCGccactcccactcccactcccaGCCGGCCCCTCCCTACACGCCGCCTCACACTCCTACCAAGTCTAGAACCTCATcgtcctcctccacttcctccgtCCAGAGCACAGCTTCCTCGCAGTCCAAAACCAAACCTCAGTACATCCATGGAGAGAGACCTCATTCTCCGCGCTCACACCCCCCTCAATCTCCGACCCACCGTGGCGCTCCAGGTCctcagcctcagcagcagcagcagcagcagcagcagcaacctgCAGTCCAGCCACCGCACCAGGCAcaacctcaacctcaacctcaacctcaCCCGCAGACGCAGGGGATGGAGGTCAGGGAGATCCAACAACCACAggtccctctcctctgcctcccaccAGAGGCTGAGCTGGCTGAGGGAGAAGGAGCAGAACCCTCGGCGCTCCAGAAGAAACGTGCTCACAGTCTCAACCGATACGCCGTGTCAGATGGCGAGTGTGATGACCGggcaggacgaggaggaggtgaaggagaagcGGAGGTAATTGTAAGTCAGAGCTCAAAGGTCATCAGAGCGGAAGGAGTTAAATATGCCACAGTGACCCCCCGCGTCAGTCGCAGCCACTCCGTCCGCAACCAGGACAAGAACGGCAACCGCAACCACACGCAGACCTTGGCTCTGCGTCAGAAGAAGAAAGGCCCACCCCCGCCCCCGCCCAAGCGCTCCAGCTCAGCCATCtccagctccaactccaacctGTCAGATGCCAACGCACAGCCGCCCACACTCACCACGACAGGGGGGATGCTGGATGTGCCTTACCACCAACAGCGGCGAGCCAGCGATCTTGGGGTGTCTGTGGAACCCAGTGCTGTGGAGACGAACAGCATGGGCAGTGTGAGGAGCATCGCTGCCATGTTGGAAATGTCTTCTATAGGGGGAGGAGCCAAAGGCATGGCGATACAGAAGAATTTCCTGCAG GTGGGAAAAACGACACGTGACACCATTGGCCTGGACGGCGAAGTGGTGAATCGACGGCGGACCATCAGTGGCCCCGTCACCGAGTTGGTGGCGGCTGCCAGGCGCAACCAGCCGACTCCCTCCGCTCTTCCATGTCCCGCCTTACAACCTGAACCTGAAAGCGCCGCTCCCACTGTAAATTCGTCCTCACCACACCCTCCGTCCTCCCCCCATCCGAGTTCTGgaggcagcggcagctcgtCAGAGAATCTGCCATTTGCAGAGGAGGGAAGTCTCACTATTCGCCGCCAGGGtcgaggagaaggagaaggacag tgtgtattttgtgtttgtctgcagggcGACGGCGAGGGAAGTCCCCAGGGAGACGGTGGCTACGCCCAGGAGGACATCGCCGGCGTTGAGGCCACGGCAACCTTTAAGCGACGAGCGCGCGGCACCAAGCCCCACCCCAACGGCTCCGACTTCACCCTCCAGGAGTCGTCCACCGTCAAACGGAGACCCAAGAGCCGCGACAAGGAGCCCGAAGGCTACGCAGAGCTGGCTGCCGCTAATGGAGAGCCTGTGGAAACTGGGTCGCCGAACACCTCGCAGCCAGTACCTTACCAGAACGGCACTGCCACCATGAAACGCCGCCCGGTTCCCGGTGGCCAGGATGCTGGAGTGACGGAGCAACCCCAACCCCATCCTCAACCTCAACCCAACCAtcaacctcaacctcaaccGCATCATCAACCCCATCATCAACCCCAACCTCAACCTCAACCCAACCATCAACCCCAACCCCAACCTCAACCCCAACCCCAACCTCAACCGCAAGTGACTGCTGCTCCTCGCAGGGACAGTGTGGATCAAGCAGCTCCAGTGGTCAACGAAGTTGTTCTGCAGAGAAAACCGAAGCCGCCAGTCTCCCCCAAGCCGGTAGTGGGGCAGATGAAGAGAGGACCACAGACGCCCCCACATCCTGCCAACAAGAGGGTCCCGCTGCCAGGCCCTGGCACACCTGGAAGCCCAG tGGAAGGAAAGAAGATTCCTCCACCGGTCTCGCCGAAACCATTGCCCCCGCCCACGGCGCCCAAACCGTCCAAGCTCATCCACTCCATGACCAGCCCCCCCTCCCCGAACCCATTCCCAGCCCCAGTCAAGCTGCACTCTGTGGTGACCCGGCAGAACACGTCGCCCCCGTCCTTCCCTTCCTCAAACACCCCCAGCCCTCCGAACGCCAAACCGACGAGCCCTTCTCCCCAGAGTCCCCACACGCCGCAGACCCCCACCACGCCCCAGACTCCCCAGACTCCGGCTACTCCCAGCCCCACCCCGCCGCCCGTCAAGCCCCCTCGGTCCTCCATCGGGGGGGTGTCTGTGGACAGTGGGATGGTCGGCGGTGGGGTGACGGCACCGGCTGCTGCGACATCACCAGACTTCTGTGTGGATTCTCTGGTGCATCAGAAGCTGGAGGAGACCAGTGCGTCGCTGGCCGCGGCTCTGCGGGCGGTGGAGGATAAGATACTGCGGCAGGAGGA ctctgtGGCTGAGCAGAAGACCACAGTCAGTATCCTGGACGACATCGGCAGCATGTTCGATGACCTGGCCGACCAGCTGGACGCCATGTTGGAGTAA